The genomic region CGGGTTCCAAGCCCTTTTTGTGTGATTGGTTGCGGTTAAGATGCTATTTATCATTTTTGTATTGATATTAGACAGTCAAACCGGGTTCCAAGCCTTTGGCCGGGTGATTGGTTACTGTTAGGAATAGAGCTCTAGTCCGTCTGTCAGTGTAGGTCATGTGAGATACTGTATGGTATCTGGGACCNNNNNNNNNNNNNNNNNNNNNNNNNNNNNNNNNNNNNNNNNNNNNNNNNNNNNNNNNNNNNNNNNNNNNNNNNNNNNNNNNNNNNNNNNNNNNNNNNNNNNNNNNNNNNNNNNNNNNNNNNNNNNNNNNNNNNNNNNNNNNNNNNNNNNNNNNNNNNNNNNNNNNNNNNNNNNNNNNNNNNNNNNNNNNNNNNNNNNNNNNNNNNNNNNNNNNNNNNNNNNNNNNNNNNNNNNNNNNNNNNNNNNNNNNNNNNNNNNNNNNNNNNNNNNNNNNNNNNNNNNNNNNNNNNNNNNNNNNNNNNNNNNNNNNNNNNNNNNNNNNNNNNNNNNNNNNNNNNNNNNNNNNNNNNNNNNNNNNNNNNNNNNNNNNNNNNNNNNNNNNNNNNNNNNNNNNNNNNNNNNNNNNNNNNNNNNNNNNNNNNNNNNNNNNNNNNNNNNNNNNNNNNNNNNNGGGTGTGTCTTTGTATATTCTTTTATATACACGGGGATAGGAATTATTAAACTCATGTGAGCGTTTCCTTTCTTGTTCTCAAGTTATGTAAACAAGAAAATGTAATATTTAACTCAATTTGGAGTTGTGTGTAAATTTACATTACGCATTGAGTTTATTTTCCTTGATTTTTGTTGAAACAGGTTTTGGGATATTAATATTTTAGGATATATCATGCCAAAATTTTTTGAAATTTATCTTTCAAATAAAATTGGGGCGTGACAAAACCCCTAAAAGGATACATCCTAACTCGAGCTAGGTAAGGAGAATCGGGTGTTTGAATTTCCTAGGGTTTTCTTGATATGTTTGGCTTCGATTACCCTATTTAGGCTTAAAATTGGACTTAGTGATAGTTATGAAAGTTGTTTGGGATGTTGAGAGGAAGATGTTGTTAAAATTTGGTAACCATTGGGGGTCGCCGGAGTCGGCCGCCGGCCGCTGTAAGGGGGCTTTTCAGGGTTTTAAATGTGTTATATTAAGGGGAGTTTAATGATGTGAAGTTTGGAATTTTTGGAGGAGTTTTGGTGAGCTTTGGGATTTTTCAAAGGTTGAGAATTTTGGCGGTTGTTAGAATAAAAATCCGACCATTGGATTTTCTTGGTTATGGTCCTAAAGTGCTAGAATCGATGAAGTGAAGTTGTAGATGAAGTTTGGTAAAAATCTAATTAGCTTATTAGTGGGTTATTTGGGAGGATTTCGATGATTAAGTTAAAGCATTTAATTTCCTAAATCGAAGAGTGGTTCTAAGCATATTTATTGTGCCAGGATACGAAGGGAACCTCGCTTGAGTGGCGATGCGGTTATCGTCGGACTTATGCCTAAAATTGTGAGTGGACCTTTTAGTTTTAAATAATTATGCATGTAAGATTTTATAATTTATTATTTTAGTTTCCGAGCTTATATTATAATTTCGGCTTATAAAATGATCTTGGAAAGTATTTGAGATTGAAACATTGATTATTTATGGGTCATGATTTATGGATTTGAGCTCGGATTACTAATTTGATATTTGAGTTTGGATATTTTTATAAATTCCAGATTTCATTAAAATGGTTTTATGGGTGGACTTTGAGATTTATAAAAGATTTCTGAAAATGGGATTTTCGGTAGTTTGCTATTTATAATTTTGGAAATTATTGGTGGAATATCGATCTTGATCTTGAGAATGTTTTAGCGAGTATTTTGGATTGAGATATTAATTATGATTTTTACTTGTTAATTAAATCTCGCTTATATTATTAATTTGAGAATGTTTTGACTTGTGAGACACGTCATTGAGTTTTATTATAATTTCTTATGATGGTTTTCAAATACGGTTGGGAACCATACCATTCATTTGATATTGGGGAAGTTTGATGGATTTAAGTGACTTTGTATGATTTTAATCACCATAATATAAGGTCGATTTTATATTGATTATTGCTAGCTAACCTTATTAGCGGTCCTCATCATATGTGAGTCGCTATTATAGCCTTATTAGCGGTCCTCTTCATATGTGAGTATAGCGCTCAGCGTGGGACGCTGTTATAGTCTGGGAGGCAACCGATCGGTATTTATATTTAGAACTAATTTCAGTTTACCCCCATCAACTTTAGGTTGATCATCATGTTAGTCTTTCTTCTTTCAATTTCATCAAAAACACCCCTCAACTCCCAATTTTCATCAGCTGCGCATGTCCAAACCTCCAATCTCCATCTAATTCCTCTGTCAAGTGATGACTTGATATCAAGAAGAAAGTCAAATTCTGAAAGTTACCTTTCAGACCATTTTTCTTCCATATCGATACACATCTTCATTCCCATCACAACCCCCTAACCTTAGTGATTTTGATAGAATTGAATGCAATTTGTCTATTTGTCCTTTTTTCTTTCTTCTTGATATCAAGTCATCACTTGACAGATGAATTGGATAGAGATTGGAGTTTGGACATGCACGGCTGATGAAAATTGGGAGTTGAGAGGTGTTTTTGATGAAATTGAAAGAAAAAGGACGAACATGATGATCGACCTAAAGTTGATGGGGGTAAACTGAAATTAATCCTTATATTTATTAGTTAGCTAGCCATTATTAGCGGTTACTCAGAAGCTGACTTATGTGAAATTTTTTATTTATTTTAATTTGAATAGTCCTTAAAGTTACGATTTTTCATCAAAATAGTCCTTCCGTCAATTTTCTCAGTTAAATTGCTAACGTGGCATTCAACTGAGAATATTGGGGAATGACTATTTGGATGAAAAATCGTGACTTAAGGACTATTCAGATTAAAATAAACCATAAGGACTAAACAGATGTCGACTTCAAACCACAAATACTATACAGTATTTTACCCTTTTGTAAACAATCTAACTTTCAAATTGAACTGATGATGCACTCATTCATAGCAGTGATGTTCTGATGAGTTTTGTGTGTAGATCTTGAAATAAAGACAAAACTTCAGATTTTAGACTCTTAGGTTTGTGACTTGACTCATCTCATAAAGTCATAGCGAATTCTTGAAATATTGGAGGTAGCGTTTATAAAATTTACATGCTCTAGAATCTAGTCTCATGAATTATGTTAACATTATCATGAAAATGAATGCTAGAAGAAGTTTAGATGTACGTGCAGCTTGCAAAGCAAACAATAACAAGTAAAATGTTAATCAAAACTATATATAGCAACAGACTCTAGGTTTCTTGAAAGCTAGCCGTGGCGGCGGCGCTTCATTGGCGTTGCTTATCGTACCTCTCAACGTTGTAGCCTTATAGGAGATTGATATCGATTGTCAACTCCAGTTTCAAGGTGTATTCGGTAGGCAGTGGAGCGGGTCGGTGTCTTCTGAAACGAAGGTGTCAAGCTGTGAGTTTGGGATCAGCGACATTTTTTTGTGTAGCAACACCGATTGACGTTTGCTTCAAGCTTTCACGTCGGGTATTGTATGTTGACATCAGATCCACAATTGATTTTGACTCTTAAATTTTTTTGTTCTTTTTGAATGGGAGACCCTTAAATGTTTGAAAACGTAATGATTATTAAGGAGTGTTAAAATTGTATACAGAATGATAACCGAACATACAATATATTTTGTTAAAGCTCATCATCACTACCAAAACATAATTTAAGAACGTACACTAAAATCGTGTCCTTGAAGGCTTGAATACACACATGGACTTTAAAGAGTCTTCTATTCGGGAGTCGTTGTACTTGAGTCATTTACAACAGTGTCATGCATCCGCTCCCTAACCCGTAACCCAGCCTTTTTTCTTGTTTTTTATTTTTTAAATTTTGGTAGAGTTCAACCAGGGTTTAGAACTTAGGAACATATATGACCCACTGGCCCAGCCCATAAGACTTGACGTCTTCCCCACGGTTTCACAGTTTGCCCTAGCCATATATAAAGCTTCGCTTACTACCTGGAGTCTTGCTGTTTTACTCCTGCTGTGATTCCCATTGATCAGTACCAAGTTCCAGAGCAAAAGATGGTCGAACCATTCTCGTATACATGGCAGCCGCCGATCATATGGGTTGCGCCTCATGACCCTATGGCTTCCCATACCATGGCATTGGCAGTGTTTGATTGATCCTTTCACAGGTTGGCTATATTTCTGGAACCCTGTAACGAACGTCACCCAGTATGAAAGGCCATCTCCCCCTCTCTATCATCATCAATTTTACCTACAGCAATATCTGTATCCATGGCTTCCTCCTCCTTACCACTGGTCACAACTCATCCAGTACTCTAACCAGTACCCAGCACCATCGATTCCGACTGCGGTTCAAGCTCCACACTGGATTACCATTCCGTTCAGCTACCCACGACATCAATCCTTCATTCAGGAAGGTGAAGATAGGATTAGTGAATTGCCGGATGACCTTATCTGTCACATACTTTCTTTTCTTCCAACATTATCTGCCGTAAGGACCACTCTTTTGTCTAAAAGATGGAACGAGATGTGGACTTTTGTTCGCCATCTAGACTTCGACATATATAGAGACAAGTTCCGTTATGAATCCCATTTTACGAGTTTTGTACAATCTATATTACTACGTAGGTCATCATTAGACATTGAAAAAATTCGTTTTAGATATGCCAATTCCCCTGATGAATCTTCTTATTTGAATGATCTGGTTTCTGCTGCCGTCTCGTGCAATGTTATTGAACTTGATCTTCAAATTCATGGACCTTGTTGGTATGTTGTTGATCTACCTCGTAGCATTTTCAGGTGCAAAACCCTCAAGGTTTTGAAACTGTGTATAGATCAAGATATAGATATTCCTGAACCTCCTACATCAGGGTGTTTCCCAAGTCTCAAAATCTTCCATCTCACAGTCGTAGATCCTCATGAGACACTGGGAAGACTTCTTTCTTACATCCCTGTGCTCGAAGATTTGAGCATACACGTAGAGGTCAAGTACTCTCACATTTTCTATGACAATATCAATGTCAAAGTTTCTGCACCAGAACTGAAGACGTTGAAATTAAGTATGGAATGGGAGGACTACTTCGATTATGATGAAATTACAAAACAGTACCATTTTTGTGTAGATGCCCCAAAGCTCGAAAACCTTGAAGTTATACAGATTCCTTTGTCAAATTATATTTTAGAGAACCCAAAATCCGTAGTCAATGCAAGTATTGCTTTCGAATTCCTTGCTGAAGAAGAATGGCCTCCCTTCCCAGACCATGCGTATCAGATTCTGGCTGCAATATCCAATGTTAAAATGCCTCTCTCTTTCAGATCAACCTTTCGAGGTAATCAAGTATATATATCCTAATTCTTATTTAAGCTTTATTGTTATATATTAGTAATTTTCTAATTTCTGGATGGCTGTATGTGTAATCACCACTTTCGATTCACCAATTTTCCCCAGGCTTCTAAGATCCCTATTTTTGGTAGTTTGAACCAACTGAGGCTGGTTCTCTGTAATCATAATAGCAGCTGGGAGTTCCTAACAGAGCTTCTCCAAAAAACACCCAATCTGGAAGATCTAGATCTTGTGTTGGAAAATGTATGGGAAGATGTAAGTAAGATTTGTCCGTGTACAACTATACGATATTATTACCACACTCTGTTAAAGTGAATTCTAATTTCCTGAACTCTTATTTTATCCTCAGGAAGATTATCCAGAACTTCAATGGAATCCACTTCAGCTTGTGCCTGACTGTTTGTCATCAAACCTCAAGACTATCTCCATAAGAGGATTCAAGGGTCGACAAGTTGAAACGAAATTAGCAAAATACATGTTACTAAATGGTTGTCATTTGAATAAGATGACGATTTATACATCTATCTCAGAGAAGGAAGAGACATGCAAAGAGTTTTTGACTTTTAAGAGGGCAATGACTTGTCAATTGGAATTTAAAGAGATGCGATTATAGATTTATTGTTATAAATATTATAATTTATGTGGCTGTCCACGTAATTACTCATTAGTTATGTACTCTTATCTACATATTAATGGCATGACCATTCTAGTACTTGATTATATTATATACAGGCCAAACTTCTACATAGTAGTGACCAATAAAAAATTTCATTCACTCCGATGTATCCAGCATATAAAGATTGATAATGCTTTCTCTTATCCTAGATTATGTCATGCAAGACAATATATGTTACGATAATACTTACTTCAAAGGAATGAGTTGAAAGAGATAGATATGTGACATTGGATATTCCAGCCAGGAGGGCAGTTGCACGAGTTGGAAATGATTCAAATTCAGAAGCAGAAATGGCATCGAAGGTGATACTAGCACTGACTAGGGATTTCACAGTCTCCAAATTCTAATTTGACAAGAAAATTATTGGTATAAGAATTGTTGGCTATCCCTTTATGATCAAAAGTCATCAAAACACAAGGATACATGCTACATGTTGTAGCCTGGTAGCAAGGACTGCTCAAGTGAAGAATGAAGAACCTGACAGATCTTATGTGCATCAGGTAGTTCATGTATATGCAACACATTCATTCACTAAGGTTGTCATCCAGATTAGATGGATACCCTGCTGTATCTATCCTATCTGCTGAGTCTAACCATGTTTTAAGTGTTTGAATTTCAAATCCCTTTTAGCAAAACATTAGTCTATTCGTACTTCAGCCTCCAAGTCAGTCTAGGATGGTGTGGCAAACCAACTTGTCGACCACATGACTTGAGTCGTTAGGTGACCAGCTGGGTTTCGTGATACAACAAACCAAGTTAGCAGCTGGCCCATGTGATGCACCGTCCAAACTATCAGCTGTTCTAAGTGTCCTTTTAGGAAAAGTGGTTTTGTAAAGTTTTTATGCTTGACTAAAACTGATTAAGTTTTCCAAAACTATTTGTCTTTTTCTTTTGGCAAGAGGGAATGTCTATCTCAACTTTTGTCTGTGAGTGGAAGGATCCCTATGATCCTATATGTCCTAGTTTTTCAGACAAGTTGCAAAAGTCCAAAAGGAGCTTTGATGATGTGACTAACGTGCTTTCTTCCTCATAGCTTTGCACTTGGCCTATAAATAGAGAGCAAGGCCTCTCTTGCTCTTTAGTTGTTGAAAATATTCTTGTTTGTTTTCTATCATTGATCCTAGCATTTTGCTAACTACTCATTAATCTCTAAGTCTTCCTTGTGATTGTCAATATCTTAGAGCTGAGCACCAAAACCTTTTCAAACTCATATCATTGTGCATTTGCATACCTTGAGATCTGTCTAAGTGATGCAACAACCCGGCGAATATGTCTTTGAGATTTAGCTAAAGGTGTTAGTTGATTTCTGCTTAGAAGCTTAGAATAGTGCTATGTGTAAAACACTTGAGTGACAAGAGAGCAAGTTTAGTTGAGTGCTAGTAGGTAGACTAGATAGGATGGCTAGGTGTTGTGTCATCCTCTGAGTTGTGAGTCTTGTAAGAAGTGTCTTTACAATAGTGGAAAAGTTTGTCTCTCAAAAGTTAGAGACACGCAGTTTTTCTGCATGGTTGCAGGGTTTCTGCGAGTAAAAAACGTACTGGTGTTATATCTTTTACTTTCAGTACTTGCATTTTTATTTAAACAACTTAGAGCATCTCCAATGGGAGATGTCAATTTCTTTTGTCAAATATGAATTTGACCTCTGATTAGACATTGTCATTTTTCATATATCTCATCTTCAATGGAAGTGTTATATTTAAAAATTATTATATATTTTCCTGAATATTATATATATTAAAACTCAAGAAACGGTTTCTTCTTCTATTCTCTATCTTCTATCTCTTCTAATCTCATCTATGGCCGTGGTCAGAGGCTGCTACCACACTACCACCACCAAGCCAACCACCACTGCATCTCAAACCCCCACTTCCACTGAAGCTCTATTTCTCTTATTCATTTGGTCATTAGGGTTTTGTCTCTAACAACACCATTCAAACAAAAACCTTCATTGTTCTTCCTCTTCCTCCATATCCGACTAAACCCACAAGTGCAATTGAGGAACTGAATGATCTTTACAAGCCATATCTTCTTGCCCAAATTTCACCAAAACCCATCTCTTGTTTTTCCTCCCCCACAAATTGCACCACATCCCAACCAATTTCCCCCATATCTTCTTCCCCAAATTTCACCAAAACCAATCTCTTGTTTTTCCTATGGGTTGGAGTTGGGTGTGGGCTGTCTTTTGAGAGCTGTTGGGCTTACATGGTAAAAATGACATCTCCGTTGGAGATGCTCTTAGTCTCACAGCAAACAGGATAGCAAATATATTAACCCCCCGACCTTCAAAAACGCTCTCAAGCACAAGCTTTCCAAGTTTTGAAACAAGCTAAGAGACTCTTTTTCATCTTCTTTTTCGGTATTTTGTTAAAGTTTCTTCCTTCTGATTGTATATTTCTCTTTCCAGCATATCAGCATAATCTTCAAAGGGGACAGTGCCAAGAACTCAATGCAGAAGTGTCCCAGAGGCTTCCATTGTTTGAGCCAAGACTTTTGGTCGGACAAGATATCCGAATGAAAAAAAAGGGTAAAATAATAAAAAAGAAGAAAATAAAATAAAATCCATAACAATATAACAAGGCAACTACAAGATAGCCAGAACAAATAAAATAAATAAATAAATGTTGTAAAGTAAAGATAAGAAGAATATAAGACACAAAGAGAATAGTTGAGAGGAGGTAGAAGTGTTCTCATTCATTCTCATTAGCCTCCTTATATAGAGGTAGGGTTTACATCAGAGTATATAACTAATGAGTAATTACGTGGACAGCCACATAGATTATAATATTTATAACACTCCCCCTTGGATGTCCACCAATGAATGATGAAATTGGACACGTTTAACATTGTCTCGTTAAAAACCTTGCCAGGTAAGAAAAACCCAGTGGGAGAAAAATAACCCTGGTCAAGGGAGAAAAAGAGTACAACATGCATATGCCTTAGGTAGCATACTTCTGGATGCTCCCCCTGGTGAGAATCTCCCCCTGAACGTTGCAACCTTCATGTGCCGTAAATAACGGTTTGATTGTTCATCACTAAAGTACAGTTAAGGTCCGATTTGGACATATAAGGTCTGATTTGCCCAAATTCTAGATACTGGCCTCACAGTTAAGGTTAAAATTATCAGCAGTTAACGTCCGATTTGGACAGAATATAGGACATTTGGTCACGCTTGAGGAAAATTCAAAAGTTTGAGGGGTAAACTGATGAAATTGAAAGTATAGGGATTAACATGAAGTTTCTCCCAAACCTCATGGGGGTAAACTGAATTTAATTCTATTATCTTTCTTTCGTTTGCTTTGATTAGAGATTATGTATATGACTTGAGGTATTTGATACAATTTGGATTTTGCTTTGTTACCTCTGTAACGCCTTCCATTCATATTAATTGGTACATAAAGATGCATTAGTTCTCTGATAGCTTTAGAAACCCTTAATCAAGTTTTGTGATCTTATGAGTTTCATGTTTGTTTTCATTCTATAATAGGTAGAATTTTGATATTCTTTTCTTTCCCCACATGATCAATACCCTTATTTCTTTATGAATATTATTAACGGTTGCAATTAGGATTGTGGATGTTTGATGCTCCACCTCATAGGAATTGGGTGTTTAATTGGGTGATTGATGCTTGACCTCCTGGAGGTTTCGACGCCAAGCTCCATCCAATTCATTATATATCCCCAGTCCCTGCCAGTTTAGGCAAAGATTATGTATTTGCAAACAAATGGATTGGTTCGATCGTCCTTCATATATCTAGATTATGGGACAGCTAGCTACTAGCTTGCATACTACAAGCATTTGTTTCGATTGGCTTTAGCAAGCAAACAAAAGGGTTTGATCAGCCCATCATAATACATATGTTGTTATGCAAATGAGAGCTAGTTTGCTTTCCATTCAATATGGCATGGCCGTTGCACACTTGATTATGTACTCATTGATTGTGCTACTATGGTGAATCATTTGACATCATGTATGTATTTGTCAATTTTATTATTTGAGAGTAAACTCATGGTTACACCTAATTGTGAATTGTGTGATCATAGATCGAGACCTGAAGTCTCTTGATCGAACTATGGAGGGCCTGAAGTTCCTCAAAGAGTAATATAATGAAATTGTGATATGAAGATTCTCAAAACTTATGCAATCAAGAAGGGCCAGAAGTCCTTTTAAGTCATATAATATGACAAATCCACATCGTGTGATCCCTAATCATATGAGGACCCGAAGTTCCTCATCTTATTTTGATATTATGATCTTGTGTAATTTGAGGAGAGAAACAATATGATCATATATGTGAAGTTAATAAGACCAGAAGTTCTGTGTATTTTATTCATTCATGGAACCAGAAGTTTCTTATGTCAATTTATTTACTTTTTGCTCTTTACAGTTATTTCTTTATTTTTTTATGTGCTTACATTATGTTACATACTGTTTAAATTTTATTATTATTCATACGGGCCAACAACCCTATATGTCGAAGATA from Fragaria vesca subsp. vesca linkage group LG3, FraVesHawaii_1.0, whole genome shotgun sequence harbors:
- the LOC101312915 gene encoding putative FBD-associated F-box protein At5g53635-like — encoded protein: MTLWLPIPWHWQCLIDPFTGWLYFWNPVTNVTQYERPSPPLYHHQFYLQQYLYPWLPPPYHWSQLIQYSNQYPAPSIPTAVQAPHWITIPFSYPRHQSFIQEGEDRISELPDDLICHILSFLPTLSAVRTTLLSKRWNEMWTFVRHLDFDIYRDKFRYESHFTSFVQSILLRRSSLDIEKIRFRYANSPDESSYLNDLVSAAVSCNVIELDLQIHGPCWYVVDLPRSIFRCKTLKVLKLCIDQDIDIPEPPTSGCFPSLKIFHLTVVDPHETLGRLLSYIPVLEDLSIHVEVKYSHIFYDNINVKVSAPELKTLKLSMEWEDYFDYDEITKQYHFCVDAPKLENLEVIQIPLSNYILENPKSVVNASIAFEFLAEEEWPPFPDHAYQILAAISNVKMPLSFRSTFRGNQASKIPIFGSLNQLRLVLCNHNSSWEFLTELLQKTPNLEDLDLVLENVWEDEDYPELQWNPLQLVPDCLSSNLKTISIRGFKGRQVETKLAKYMLLNGCHLNKMTIYTSISEKEETCKEFLTFKRAMTCQLEFKEMRL